ACTCAGCAACATCAGCCCGAGAAATCTTAAGAGTGATGCTTCTATCCGTGCTTGGAAAGCTGTGACGATATTTTCCAGTACGCGGTCCATCGATAAAAGCCCCAGGACGCACGATCGTCCAATCCAAGTTACTGTTTCGCACTAAGGCTTCTTGCCGTTCGTGATCGGCAAACACCTTCCGCAAGATAAAGCCAAACATGATGTACTTCCAGTAGAAGTTCAGGTTTCCCCAGCTATCACCAGCCCCCAAAGTGGATTGGCAAATCAACCGACGCACTCCCACCTTCTCCATCGCCTGAATAATCTGCTGAGTCCCCTCTGAACGAATGGTACCCGTTAATTTTTTACCAGACCCCAGCACACAAATTACAGCGTCTTGACCAGATATGGCTAGTTCCACCGCCTCAGAATCCATGACATCTCCTTGGATAAAGCTAAGTTGGGAGTGTTGGAGATTGAGCTTGGCTGGATTTCGGGCGAAAGCAGTGACGGTGTATCCCTGCGCCAAGGCTTGTTGAACTACCTGACGACCGACGGTTCCTGTCGCACCAAAAATCACGAGTTTCATGAAAGTATGCTCCTCAGTAATGATACTCTCAGTTTAGGAATCCGATTCAGACGAGGCTGTATAATAATTGGGAAACTATCAAAATCTTGCGATCAGTTTGTAATCCGTTCTTCGGAATCAAAGTTCTAGGGGGCGCGATCGCAGAGATAGCGTTACTAATTACCCTTATGACAGAACCAACTTCCCGATCAGAGCCAATCAGCCAGTCCTCCTCTGTTCAAGATTGGGAGAAGATTCGCGTGGAGCATTTACAGAATTCAACTGGAGAAGGGGTCTATCATTGCGAGGGTCAACACACGCTATTCATATCTCTGTCTCCTCGCCCAATTTACTATTGGCAAACTCAGGACGGGAAAACACATACGGGGCTGTATCGCCAAGGAGACCTGTTAATCACACCAGCCAACACCCCTTTGTTTGTGCGGTGGGAGGGAGATGAAAACTGTTTGCAAATCCAGGTAGCGGATCAGTTTCTGAAACGCATTGCTGAAGAAACCTTTAATGGCAACAGCGATCGCGTACAACTGATCCCCATCTTTCAGCAACGGGATGCTCAGGTGGAAGCGATCTCAAACCTGATTTTGACTGAATTTCAACAAAACCCATCTGGCAATCAACTGTATGTGGATTCCTTAGCCAATATTTTTGCCCTGAATTTGCTCCGACAATTTGCCATCACCCAACCCCAGTTACCGATCTATGAAAGTCCCGGTTTACCCCAACGACAACTCATGACAATCTTGGACTACATTGAGGCCAATTTAGACCAAGAGATTAAGCTGGCTCACCTTGCTCAATTGCTGGGTATGAGCCAATTTCATTTCAGCCATTTATTCAAGCAGGCAATGGGATTATCGCCTTACCAATATCTATTGAAACAACGGGTAGAACGAGCCAAGCATTTGCTCAAGCAAACTGATCGATTAATCGCCGATATTGCCCTGGAATGTGGATTTAATAGTCATAGCCATTTGAGTAAACAGTTCCGACAGTTCACGGGCATGACCCCCAAGGCTTTTCGCTCTGGTTAGATTGGGAGTTGAGCCAAAATATCTCCTTTCATCTGGCAGAGAGCAAAGCTCGATCGCGCTCTCAAAAACCAATTAAGACTGGATTAGGGGGTTAATGGCTTCCAAAAAGGTGAATCCCTCAAAATCCTCAACATTAACCGTGTAAATTCCCGAAATTTGATTATCTTTGAGAATAGCTGCAATCGCGACATCAAAGATTCTTTTGCGAGAGGTTACCTGCCCCAATAATGCGATGGCATTTTCTAGATAACTCTCTTTTTGGGTAAGAATGGTAATTCCCGTATCCAAATAGTCTTGGACGATTGCGGTTGCTTGGGGAATGGATAAAGGAGCGTTTAATCTGTTAGAAGTAACAACACTGATCAACTCAATCAAA
Above is a window of Cyanobacteria bacterium GSL.Bin1 DNA encoding:
- a CDS encoding NAD(P)H-binding protein, translating into MKLVIFGATGTVGRQVVQQALAQGYTVTAFARNPAKLNLQHSQLSFIQGDVMDSEAVELAISGQDAVICVLGSGKKLTGTIRSEGTQQIIQAMEKVGVRRLICQSTLGAGDSWGNLNFYWKYIMFGFILRKVFADHERQEALVRNSNLDWTIVRPGAFIDGPRTGKYRHSFPSTDRSITLKISRADVAEFILKQLSDQSSLYQTPSLSY
- a CDS encoding helix-turn-helix domain-containing protein; this encodes MTEPTSRSEPISQSSSVQDWEKIRVEHLQNSTGEGVYHCEGQHTLFISLSPRPIYYWQTQDGKTHTGLYRQGDLLITPANTPLFVRWEGDENCLQIQVADQFLKRIAEETFNGNSDRVQLIPIFQQRDAQVEAISNLILTEFQQNPSGNQLYVDSLANIFALNLLRQFAITQPQLPIYESPGLPQRQLMTILDYIEANLDQEIKLAHLAQLLGMSQFHFSHLFKQAMGLSPYQYLLKQRVERAKHLLKQTDRLIADIALECGFNSHSHLSKQFRQFTGMTPKAFRSG
- a CDS encoding PIN domain-containing protein, with product MKTFAIDTNLLVYAHNRDSPFHESAKTFMETAMNQRDENGNLGVCIPAQVLIELISVVTSNRLNAPLSIPQATAIVQDYLDTGITILTQKESYLENAIALLGQVTSRKRIFDVAIAAILKDNQISGIYTVNVEDFEGFTFLEAINPLIQS